The following are from one region of the Mycetohabitans rhizoxinica HKI 454 genome:
- a CDS encoding amino acid adenylation domain-containing protein, which translates to MTADIVTRERQSEPSADLAKYLDDTTARQPSARALVDSDGSALSYAELSAAADRIAVFLHRKGVVAGDRVGLFMHKSAHTLAAIFGILRLGAAYVPTDAGSSSTRAATLFDDCDVRVIFTDPESARHLTQHAPQLKPRIVVMQPHHEEVNDPREDWQTLDMLHGEKHDYPRNPPDANRLAYILYTSGSSGVPKGVAISQRNAVSFVEWASAAFNVAAQDQVSSHAPLHFDLSIFDIYVSIKNGACIHLIDADLAASPRHLATFLSTRAITVWYSAPAILGMLAEQHKARNPAPNRLRLVLFAGEVFPIAKLRRLLQLWPQPAYYNLYGPTETNVCTAYRVPTPIPAERVEPLPIGHPCDHCDTIVVDEHQQPVPDGEAGLLCVAGPSVATGYWNAPEKTAQRFFQRNGQRWYNTGDIVRASPEGYLFLGRLDRMIKRHGYRIELDEIESCLAAHPELTACAVVSSGSDGNTTITAFVVARDAPLCPTDLSRFCYHRLARYMVPDQFRYLPDLPRTSTGKTHYQLLERQCDAKQV; encoded by the coding sequence ATGACGGCCGACATTGTGACGCGGGAACGACAGTCCGAGCCATCGGCAGACTTGGCCAAATACTTAGACGACACGACGGCGCGACAGCCGAGCGCTCGTGCGCTCGTCGACTCCGACGGATCCGCGTTGAGCTATGCAGAACTTTCCGCTGCGGCCGATAGGATCGCCGTTTTTCTTCATCGCAAGGGGGTCGTTGCAGGGGATCGTGTCGGGCTTTTCATGCACAAAAGCGCGCACACGCTCGCGGCCATCTTCGGCATACTCCGGCTAGGCGCGGCCTATGTGCCCACAGACGCGGGCAGCTCAAGCACGCGTGCCGCCACCCTATTCGACGATTGCGATGTTCGGGTCATCTTCACCGATCCCGAGTCAGCACGACATTTAACACAACACGCCCCCCAGCTTAAACCACGCATAGTGGTGATGCAGCCACATCACGAGGAGGTGAACGACCCACGTGAGGACTGGCAGACGCTGGACATGCTGCACGGAGAGAAGCACGACTACCCACGCAACCCGCCGGATGCGAACCGGCTCGCCTACATCCTTTACACCTCCGGCTCCTCCGGGGTACCGAAAGGAGTCGCAATCAGCCAGCGCAACGCGGTGAGCTTCGTCGAATGGGCCTCGGCTGCCTTTAATGTAGCAGCACAAGACCAGGTATCCAGCCACGCCCCCTTGCACTTCGACCTGTCGATCTTCGACATCTATGTCTCCATTAAGAACGGCGCATGCATTCACCTGATCGACGCCGACCTTGCTGCAAGCCCACGTCATCTCGCCACCTTCCTCTCCACCCGGGCGATTACGGTTTGGTATTCGGCACCGGCCATTCTAGGTATGCTGGCCGAACAGCACAAGGCGCGCAACCCTGCCCCGAACCGGCTACGGCTCGTGCTCTTCGCCGGAGAAGTTTTCCCCATCGCGAAGTTGCGCAGGTTGCTGCAGCTGTGGCCCCAACCAGCCTACTACAATCTGTACGGCCCCACCGAGACCAACGTGTGCACCGCTTACCGTGTACCCACACCCATACCGGCAGAGCGCGTTGAACCGTTGCCGATCGGTCATCCCTGCGACCACTGCGACACGATCGTCGTGGATGAGCATCAACAACCGGTACCCGACGGTGAAGCCGGCCTGTTATGCGTCGCAGGACCGTCTGTCGCGACCGGCTATTGGAATGCTCCCGAGAAAACGGCTCAGCGATTTTTTCAACGCAACGGCCAACGCTGGTACAACACCGGGGACATCGTTCGCGCCTCGCCCGAAGGCTACCTCTTCCTGGGACGGCTTGATCGTATGATTAAGCGTCATGGATACCGAATTGAGTTGGATGAAATTGAATCATGCTTGGCCGCCCACCCTGAACTGACCGCCTGTGCGGTGGTCAGCTCCGGTTCCGACGGGAACACCACCATCACGGCATTTGTCGTGGCCCGCGATGCCCCACTCTGCCCAACAGATTTGAGTCGATTCTGCTACCACCGACTCGCACGGTACATGGTGCCCGACCAATTCCGCTACCTGCCTGATCTGCCCCGCACTTCGACGGGCAAGACCCACTATCAACTTTTGGAGCGTCAGTGCGATGCCAAACAAGTTTGA
- a CDS encoding non-ribosomal peptide synthetase yields MDASITPVTYALSTAQTEIWLAQQLHPDSPVYNIAQYTVIEGAIKQAVFEAALRQVIDEADTLRLHFIDSDDGLRQRIGSPAWSMPVLDLTSEADPQAAAQAWMRTDYQQPVNLMQGPLFCYALLKVAPAQWIWYQRYHHIMMDGYGQYLIAQRVAHVYSARCAGTALAACDFGSIRQLLESDAQYQTSAQRKKDEAYWLKHCAHWPGPATLASRAAPALQQRLRQTTYLATQWVDDYVLDAGRLAQFLSAAWAAYLYRMTGAQDVVFGCPVTARLGADWHIPGMVSNTVPLRFRFEPNMDLLSLLRQAAKEIQSGLQYQRYPSEALQRQLGLAPGQSLFGIKVNVMPFDYELLFGGHSSTNHNLLAGPVDDLMLGVYWTLNSHQLRIDFDANPACYSAEALGVHQRRFIRFMQVLAADATQPIDSIDLLDADERYRLLVEGNATQRDYPSHLCIHQLFEAQVEQTPEAPALVYEDQTLSYAQLNARANRLAHQLIEWGVRPDTRVAICVQRSPALVVGLLAILKAGGAYVPLDPAYPGERLAHILTDAAPSMVLADAVGRAALGEAALAECTVLDPATLPALPDTNPSVAGLTARHLAYVIYTSGSTGTPKGVMVPHHAIARLVINNDFVDICTGDRVAFAANPAFDASTFEVWAPLLNGATVVVIDHDTVLMPAAFAHTLREQRISILWLTVGLFNQMAAQVDMAFSQLKALIVGGDVLDARWVAQVMRESPPEQLINGYGPTESTTFATIYKVTCVPERNASIPIGRPIANTRVYLLDAHSQPVPLGAVGELYIGGAGVARGYWNRPALTAERFVPDPFSEDADARLYKTGDLARYLPDGHLEFVGRNDEQVKIRGFRIELGEIAACLTAHPQVQDAVVLACGEGSDKRLVAYVRAEADEPLASTLRAQVAASLPEYMVPSAFVRVDAWPLTPNGKLDRRALPAPDDEARAHQAYEAPQGELETTLAAIWAELLGVKRVGRHDNFFALGGHSLLAVRLMNRVSGLGADVPLATLFAAPTLAAFAAALEAHLQQGTDALPEITPVSREGSLPLSFAQQRLWFLAQLDGASESYHTPLALHVRGPLDRAAWQQALDVLWARHEALRSTFVSVAGQPQVQLLPADTGVPLRWHDLRGVPNAQAQLARLRHEAAHAPFDLAQGPLIHACGMQLADDEHVMLLVQHHIVSDGWSLGVLARELSALYAASVGAQADALPPLSVQYPDYAAWQRQWLTGERLQAQSNYWRATLADAPVLLALPTDRPRSGQQSFAGAQVPMRMDAATTQALKRLSGEYGTTLFMTVLAAWSAVLARLSGQCDVVIGTPSANRHHPQIEPLIGFFVNTLALRVDLSDEPDTVELLARVRRTTLDAQAHQDLPFEQVVEIVQPPRRLNHTPLFQVMLAWQSNETGQWRLPGLDVTPAELDYDRVRFDLEMHLYEAGEEIIGALCYASALFDPATIERHVGYLTTMLQAMAAHPQQPVATLELLSPAERQLLLQTWNTTTAPYPAHPCLHQLFEAQVERSPDATALVYEEQTLSYAQLNARANRLAHRLIELGVEPDARVAICVERSPAMVVGLLAIVKAGGACVPLDPAYPSERLAHILNDAAPTIVLADATGRATLGEAALACRTVLEPEVLLDQAVPNPRVAELTPRHLAYVIYTSGSTGKPKGVMIEHVQITRLFEVTQSNGTLNEDQALIERQRGYSLTPADRVLQKTPFNFDISIWELFGTLLNGATLVVADADVHKEPVALMDLIARQRITTVYFVPSMLSIFLDTEGVQRCTSVKHLICSGEALPGATAQRCQTLLPDAQVHNLYGPTENALGTTFWTCPAACAENTIPIGRPIVNTRVYLLDTHGQPVPLGAVGELYIGGAGVARGYWNRPELTAERFVRDPFVDEPDARMYKTGDLARYLLDGHLEFVGRNDEQVKIRGFRIELGEIEACLTAHPQVRDAVVLATGEGSDKRLVAYVQAEADEPLASTLRAHVSARLPEYMVPSAFVRLDAWPLTPNGKLDRRALPAPDDEARAHQAYEAPQGELETTLAAIWAELLGVKRVGRHDSFFALGGHSLLAVRLMNRISGLGADVPLAALFATPTLAAFAAALEAHLQQGTDTLPEITPVSREGHLPLSFAQQRLWFLTQLDGVSETYHMPLALHVRGPLDRAAWQQALDVLWARHEALRSTFVSVEGQPQVRLLPADRGVPLRWHDLRGAPDAQAQLARLRHEAAHAPFDLACGPLMRACVVQLADDNYQCVLTQHHIVSDGWSLGVLTRELSALYAASMGVQADALPPLSVQYPDYAAWQRQWLTGERLQAQSNYWRATLADAPVLLELPTDRPRPAQQSFAGAQVPVQIDASTTQALKRLSAEHGTTLFMTVLAAWSAVLARLSGQHDVVIGTPSAHRNHPQIEPLIGFFVNTLALRMDLSGEPDTAELLARVRRTTLDAQAHQDLPFEQVVEIVQPPRRLNHTPLFQVMLAWQSNAPGEWRLPGLTTTPAELEYEVVKFDLELNLSEAGEEVVGRLGYATALFDHATIERHVGYLQTMLRAMVARPQQPVATLELLSPAERQLLLDTWNATQRDYPKHRCVHQLFEAQVERTPEAPALVYEAQTLSYAQLNAQANRLAHQLIELGVKPDIRVAICVERSPALVVGLLAILKAGGAYVPLDPAYPGERLAHILTDAAPSMVLADAVGRAALGEAALAECTVLDPATPSTWPDTNPSIAELTARHLAYVIYTSGSTGTPKGVMVPHYAIARLVINNGYVDIRTGDRVAFAANPAFDASTFEVWAPLLNGATVVVIDHDTVLMPAAVCAHVARTAHQHFVAHRWLVQSDGRTGGHGLLSTQGIDCRRRRVGCEVGCASDARVPS; encoded by the coding sequence ATGGATGCTAGCATCACGCCCGTTACGTATGCATTATCCACTGCCCAAACTGAGATCTGGCTCGCGCAGCAACTGCATCCAGACAGCCCCGTCTACAACATTGCACAGTACACGGTCATTGAAGGCGCGATTAAGCAGGCCGTCTTTGAAGCGGCATTGCGCCAAGTGATTGATGAGGCCGACACCCTGCGCTTGCACTTTATCGACAGCGATGACGGGCTGCGGCAGAGGATTGGTTCACCCGCATGGTCAATGCCGGTGCTGGACCTCACGTCAGAAGCCGATCCTCAGGCAGCGGCTCAGGCGTGGATGCGCACCGATTATCAACAGCCGGTAAATTTGATGCAGGGACCGCTTTTTTGCTATGCGTTGCTGAAAGTGGCGCCCGCGCAATGGATCTGGTATCAGCGCTATCACCATATCATGATGGATGGATATGGCCAGTACCTGATCGCCCAACGCGTTGCACACGTGTATAGCGCGCGATGCGCGGGAACGGCACTCGCAGCATGTGATTTTGGCTCGATTCGACAGCTATTAGAAAGCGATGCGCAATATCAGACCTCTGCCCAGCGTAAAAAGGATGAAGCGTATTGGCTTAAGCACTGCGCCCATTGGCCTGGGCCCGCGACGCTGGCAAGCCGCGCCGCCCCGGCCTTACAGCAGCGGCTGCGTCAGACGACTTACCTGGCCACCCAATGGGTGGACGACTATGTGCTGGATGCGGGCCGGCTGGCGCAGTTCTTGAGCGCTGCATGGGCCGCGTATCTGTATCGGATGACTGGCGCGCAGGACGTGGTGTTCGGTTGTCCAGTGACGGCCCGCTTGGGGGCAGACTGGCACATTCCTGGCATGGTGTCCAATACCGTTCCGCTGCGGTTCAGATTCGAACCGAACATGGACTTATTGTCGTTGTTGCGGCAGGCGGCGAAGGAAATTCAAAGCGGACTTCAATATCAACGCTACCCGAGCGAAGCGCTGCAGCGTCAACTTGGGCTGGCGCCCGGACAGTCACTATTCGGCATCAAGGTTAACGTGATGCCGTTTGACTACGAGCTGTTATTTGGCGGGCATTCATCGACGAACCATAATCTGCTCGCTGGTCCGGTTGACGATTTGATGCTCGGTGTCTATTGGACACTCAATAGCCATCAATTACGAATTGACTTTGACGCCAATCCTGCGTGTTACAGCGCGGAGGCGCTCGGCGTGCATCAGCGTCGGTTTATCCGGTTCATGCAAGTGCTCGCTGCCGATGCCACGCAACCGATTGACAGCATCGATCTGCTCGACGCTGATGAACGGTATCGGCTGCTGGTCGAAGGGAATGCGACGCAACGGGACTATCCATCGCACTTATGCATCCACCAGTTATTTGAAGCGCAGGTCGAGCAAACACCTGAGGCGCCGGCGCTGGTCTATGAGGATCAAACGTTGAGCTATGCACAGCTCAATGCACGAGCCAATCGCCTCGCGCACCAGTTGATCGAGTGGGGCGTCAGGCCGGACACGCGGGTGGCGATCTGCGTGCAGCGCTCGCCGGCGCTAGTTGTGGGGCTGCTGGCGATCCTCAAAGCGGGTGGCGCCTATGTGCCGCTCGATCCCGCCTATCCGGGTGAGCGCTTGGCGCACATCCTCACCGATGCGGCACCGAGCATGGTGCTCGCGGATGCGGTGGGGCGCGCTGCGTTGGGCGAGGCGGCGTTGGCCGAGTGCACGGTGCTCGATCCGGCCACCCTGCCGGCGTTGCCGGACACGAATCCGTCGGTGGCGGGCCTGACGGCCCGGCATCTGGCGTATGTGATCTATACGTCCGGCTCCACTGGCACCCCGAAGGGCGTGATGGTGCCACATCATGCGATTGCGCGGCTGGTCATCAACAATGACTTTGTTGACATTTGCACCGGTGATCGTGTGGCGTTCGCAGCGAACCCGGCTTTCGACGCGAGCACGTTTGAAGTGTGGGCGCCGCTGTTAAATGGTGCCACTGTTGTGGTGATCGATCATGACACGGTGCTGATGCCCGCTGCGTTTGCGCACACGTTGCGCGAACAGCGCATCAGCATTTTGTGGCTCACCGTTGGCTTGTTCAATCAGATGGCCGCACAGGTGGACATGGCCTTCTCTCAACTCAAGGCATTGATTGTCGGAGGAGACGTGTTGGATGCGAGGTGGGTTGCGCAAGTGATGCGCGAGTCCCCTCCTGAGCAACTGATCAACGGTTACGGTCCGACCGAGAGCACCACGTTTGCGACGATTTACAAGGTCACGTGCGTTCCGGAAAGAAACGCCAGCATCCCGATTGGCCGACCCATTGCGAACACGCGTGTTTATTTGCTGGACGCACACAGCCAGCCGGTGCCCCTGGGTGCGGTCGGTGAATTGTATATTGGTGGCGCGGGGGTGGCACGCGGCTATTGGAACCGCCCGGCGCTGACCGCCGAGCGCTTTGTGCCGGATCCGTTCTCAGAGGATGCCGATGCACGGCTGTACAAGACTGGGGATTTGGCACGGTATTTACCGGACGGCCATCTGGAGTTCGTGGGGCGCAACGATGAGCAAGTCAAGATCCGCGGTTTTCGGATTGAACTGGGCGAGATCGCAGCGTGCTTAACGGCGCACCCGCAGGTGCAGGATGCAGTGGTGCTCGCGTGCGGTGAGGGGTCGGACAAGCGGCTGGTGGCGTATGTGCGGGCCGAAGCGGACGAGCCACTGGCGAGCACCTTGCGCGCGCAGGTGGCGGCGAGCCTGCCCGAGTATATGGTGCCCAGTGCGTTTGTGCGGGTGGACGCTTGGCCACTGACACCGAACGGCAAGCTCGATCGGCGTGCACTGCCCGCACCGGATGACGAGGCGCGGGCACATCAAGCGTATGAAGCGCCGCAAGGCGAGCTGGAGACGACGCTCGCGGCAATCTGGGCCGAGCTCTTGGGTGTGAAGCGGGTGGGTCGGCACGACAACTTCTTTGCGCTCGGGGGCCACTCGCTGCTGGCGGTGCGGTTGATGAACCGGGTCAGCGGGCTGGGCGCTGATGTGCCGCTGGCGACCTTGTTCGCGGCGCCGACGTTGGCCGCGTTTGCCGCGGCGCTCGAAGCCCACTTGCAACAAGGCACCGATGCGCTGCCCGAGATCACACCGGTGTCACGCGAAGGCAGTCTGCCGCTATCGTTCGCGCAGCAGCGGTTGTGGTTTCTCGCGCAGCTCGATGGGGCCAGTGAGTCGTATCATACGCCGCTGGCGCTGCACGTGCGCGGGCCACTGGATCGAGCGGCCTGGCAACAGGCGCTCGATGTGCTGTGGGCGCGTCACGAAGCGTTGCGCTCGACGTTTGTGAGCGTCGCCGGTCAGCCGCAGGTGCAGTTGCTGCCGGCGGACACGGGCGTGCCGCTGCGCTGGCATGATCTGCGTGGTGTGCCAAATGCGCAGGCGCAACTGGCACGCTTGCGTCACGAAGCCGCGCACGCGCCGTTCGATCTGGCGCAGGGCCCGTTGATCCACGCATGCGGCATGCAATTGGCCGATGACGAGCACGTGATGTTACTCGTGCAGCACCATATTGTGTCGGACGGCTGGTCGCTTGGCGTGCTCGCGCGCGAGTTGAGTGCACTGTACGCGGCGAGCGTTGGGGCGCAAGCCGATGCGCTACCGCCGCTGTCGGTTCAGTATCCGGACTATGCGGCGTGGCAACGACAGTGGCTCACGGGCGAGCGGCTGCAGGCGCAAAGCAACTACTGGCGCGCGACGCTCGCCGACGCGCCGGTGCTGCTGGCGCTGCCGACCGACCGGCCACGCTCGGGGCAACAGTCGTTTGCCGGCGCACAGGTGCCGATGCGCATGGATGCGGCCACGACGCAAGCGCTCAAGCGCTTAAGTGGGGAGTACGGCACGACGCTATTTATGACGGTGCTCGCGGCGTGGAGCGCGGTGCTCGCGCGCCTGTCCGGCCAGTGTGATGTGGTCATCGGCACGCCCAGCGCTAATCGTCACCATCCACAGATTGAGCCGTTGATTGGTTTTTTTGTCAATACGCTGGCGTTGCGCGTGGATTTGTCGGACGAGCCCGATACCGTAGAGCTGCTCGCGCGCGTGCGGCGCACGACACTCGACGCACAAGCGCATCAGGATCTGCCGTTTGAGCAAGTCGTGGAGATCGTGCAGCCGCCGCGTCGATTGAATCATACGCCGCTGTTTCAAGTGATGTTGGCGTGGCAGAGTAATGAGACAGGGCAGTGGCGCTTACCCGGACTGGATGTCACGCCTGCCGAGCTCGATTACGACAGGGTCCGGTTTGACTTGGAAATGCACCTGTATGAAGCAGGCGAGGAGATTATTGGGGCATTGTGCTATGCGAGCGCGTTGTTTGACCCCGCGACGATTGAGCGGCACGTTGGGTATCTGACGACGATGTTGCAGGCGATGGCGGCTCATCCCCAGCAGCCGGTCGCAACGCTTGAGTTGCTGTCACCGGCCGAGCGTCAGTTGTTGCTGCAGACATGGAACACGACAACAGCCCCCTATCCAGCGCACCCGTGCCTTCATCAGCTGTTCGAGGCGCAGGTCGAGCGCAGTCCCGATGCTACTGCGCTGGTGTATGAAGAGCAGACACTAAGCTATGCGCAGCTCAATGCACGGGCCAATCGCCTTGCACATCGGCTCATTGAATTGGGTGTTGAGCCGGATGCACGAGTGGCAATCTGCGTCGAGCGCTCGCCGGCAATGGTCGTGGGGCTATTGGCGATCGTGAAGGCTGGCGGCGCTTGTGTGCCACTTGATCCTGCGTATCCGTCCGAGCGCCTTGCACATATTCTGAATGATGCAGCACCAACGATCGTCCTAGCTGATGCAACGGGCAGGGCCACGTTGGGGGAAGCGGCGCTTGCGTGCCGAACCGTACTTGAGCCTGAGGTACTGCTCGATCAAGCTGTACCCAATCCACGGGTAGCCGAGCTGACTCCTCGCCATCTTGCCTATGTCATCTACACGTCTGGCTCCACCGGCAAGCCGAAGGGCGTGATGATCGAACATGTGCAAATTACACGCTTATTCGAGGTGACACAGTCTAACGGTACGCTAAATGAAGATCAGGCGCTGATTGAGCGGCAACGCGGTTATAGTCTGACGCCTGCCGATCGCGTTCTCCAAAAAACACCCTTTAACTTTGATATCTCAATCTGGGAACTCTTTGGGACGTTGCTCAATGGCGCGACCCTTGTGGTAGCAGACGCCGACGTTCATAAAGAGCCGGTTGCCTTGATGGATCTCATTGCCCGGCAGCGCATCACGACGGTTTACTTTGTACCATCCATGCTCAGCATTTTTTTGGATACGGAAGGTGTTCAGCGCTGCACATCGGTGAAGCATTTGATTTGCAGTGGTGAAGCGCTGCCCGGTGCGACTGCCCAGCGGTGTCAAACGCTGCTGCCTGACGCGCAAGTTCACAATTTGTATGGCCCCACTGAAAATGCCCTTGGTACAACGTTTTGGACGTGCCCCGCAGCGTGCGCAGAAAACACTATTCCAATTGGGCGACCCATTGTAAACACGCGCGTTTATCTGCTTGATACGCATGGCCAGCCAGTGCCATTAGGCGCGGTCGGTGAGTTATATATTGGTGGCGCGGGGGTGGCACGCGGATATTGGAACCGACCGGAGTTGACCGCCGAGCGTTTTGTGCGCGATCCGTTCGTGGACGAGCCCGATGCGCGAATGTATAAGACCGGGGATTTGGCGCGGTATTTACTGGACGGCCATCTGGAGTTTGTGGGGCGCAACGATGAGCAAGTGAAGATCCGCGGCTTTCGGATTGAGCTGGGTGAGATCGAAGCGTGCTTAACGGCGCACCCGCAGGTGCGTGATGCGGTGGTGCTGGCAACCGGTGAGGGGTCGGACAAGCGACTGGTGGCGTATGTGCAGGCCGAAGCGGACGAGCCACTGGCGAGCACGCTGCGCGCGCATGTTTCGGCCCGCCTGCCCGAGTATATGGTGCCCAGTGCGTTTGTGCGGCTGGACGCGTGGCCGCTAACGCCCAACGGCAAGCTCGATCGGCGTGCACTGCCCGCACCGGATGACGAGGCGCGGGCACATCAAGCGTATGAAGCGCCGCAAGGCGAGCTGGAGACGACGCTCGCGGCAATCTGGGCCGAGCTCTTGGGTGTGAAGCGTGTGGGTCGGCACGACAGCTTCTTTGCGCTCGGGGGCCACTCGCTGCTGGCGGTGCGGTTGATGAACCGGATCAGCGGGCTGGGTGCTGACGTGCCGCTGGCCGCCTTGTTCGCCACGCCCACATTGGCCGCGTTTGCCGCGGCGCTCGAAGCCCATCTGCAACAAGGCACCGATACGCTCCCCGAGATCACGCCGGTCTCACGCGAAGGCCATTTGCCGCTGTCGTTCGCGCAGCAGCGACTGTGGTTCCTCACGCAGCTCGATGGGGTCAGTGAGACGTATCATATGCCGCTGGCGCTGCATGTGCGCGGGCCACTGGATCGAGCGGCCTGGCAACAGGCGCTCGATGTGCTGTGGGCGCGTCACGAAGCGCTGCGCTCGACGTTTGTAAGCGTCGAGGGGCAGCCGCAGGTGCGGCTGCTGCCGGCGGACAGGGGCGTGCCGCTGCGCTGGCATGATCTGCGTGGGGCGCCGGATGCGCAGGCACAACTGGCACGCTTGCGTCACGAAGCCGCGCACGCGCCATTCGATCTGGCGTGCGGGCCGCTGATGCGCGCATGCGTCGTTCAGCTCGCCGATGACAACTATCAGTGCGTGCTCACACAGCACCATATTGTGTCGGACGGCTGGTCGCTTGGGGTACTCACGCGCGAGTTAAGTGCACTGTACGCGGCGAGCATGGGGGTGCAAGCCGATGCGCTACCGCCGCTGTCGGTTCAGTATCCGGACTATGCGGCGTGGCAACGACAGTGGCTCACGGGTGAGCGGCTGCAGGCGCAAAGCAACTACTGGCGCGCGACGCTCGCCGACGCGCCGGTGCTGCTTGAACTACCGACCGATCGGCCGCGCCCGGCACAACAGTCATTTGCCGGCGCGCAGGTGCCGGTGCAGATCGATGCATCGACCACGCAAGCGCTCAAGCGCTTAAGCGCTGAGCATGGCACGACGCTATTTATGACGGTGCTCGCCGCATGGAGCGCGGTGCTCGCGCGCCTGTCAGGCCAGCACGACGTGGTCATCGGCACGCCCAGCGCCCATCGTAACCACCCGCAAATCGAGCCGTTGATTGGCTTTTTTGTCAATACGTTGGCGTTGCGCATGGATTTGTCGGGCGAGCCGGATACCGCAGAGCTGCTCGCGCGCGTGCGGCGCACGACACTCGATGCGCAAGCGCATCAGGATTTACCGTTCGAGCAAGTGGTGGAGATCGTGCAGCCGCCGCGTCGATTAAATCATACGCCGCTGTTTCAAGTGATGTTGGCGTGGCAGAGTAATGCGCCAGGCGAGTGGCGCCTACCCGGGCTCACGACCACGCCGGCTGAGCTGGAGTATGAGGTCGTGAAGTTCGATCTCGAGCTGAACTTATCTGAGGCAGGTGAGGAGGTCGTTGGCCGCTTAGGGTATGCGACGGCGCTGTTCGATCACGCGACGATCGAGCGGCACGTCGGGTATCTACAGACGATGTTGCGCGCCATGGTGGCTCGCCCCCAGCAGCCGGTTGCAACGCTTGAGTTGCTGTCACCGGCCGAGCGTCAGTTGCTGCTTGACACGTGGAATGCGACGCAGCGGGACTATCCGAAACATCGGTGTGTGCACCAGTTGTTTGAGGCGCAGGTCGAGCGCACGCCCGAGGCGCCAGCGCTGGTATATGAAGCGCAGACACTGAGCTATGCGCAGCTGAACGCACAAGCTAATCGCTTGGCGCACCAGTTGATCGAGCTGGGTGTCAAGCCAGACATCCGGGTGGCGATCTGCGTTGAGCGCTCGCCGGCGCTAGTTGTGGGGCTGCTGGCGATCCTCAAAGCGGGTGGCGCCTATGTGCCGCTCGATCCCGCCTATCCGGGTGAGCGCTTGGCGCACATCCTCACCGATGCGGCACCGAGCATGGTGCTCGCGGATGCGGTGGGGCGCGCTGCGTTGGGCGAGGCGGCGCTGGCCGAGTGCACGGTGCTCGATCCAGCTACCCCGTCGACGTGGCCGGACACCAATCCGTCGATAGCCGAGCTGACGGCTCGCCATCTGGCGTATGTGATCTATACATCGGGTTCAACCGGCACGCCGAAAGGCGTGATGGTGCCGCATTATGCGATTGCGCGGCTGGTCATCAACAATGGCTATGTTGACATTCGCACCGGTGATCGTGTGGCGTTCGCGGCAAACCCGGCTTTCGACGCGAGCACGTTTGAAGTGTGGGCACCGCTGTTAAATGGCGCCACCGTTGTGGTGATTGATCATGACACGGTGCTGATGCCCGCTGCGGTTTGCGCACACGTTGCGCGAACAGCGCATCAGCATTTTGTGGCTCACCGTTGGCTTGTTCAATCAGATGGCCGCACAGGTGGACATGGCCTTCTCTCAACTCAAGGCATTGATTGTCGGAGGAGACGTGTTGGATGCGAGGTGGGTTGCGCAAGTGATGCGCGAGTCCCCTCCTGA
- a CDS encoding acyl carrier protein, with the protein MSDTLVKLRAFVIDTILKGNDSDISDDLNLKESGLLSSLATMRLVSFVEDEFGLIVGVSDPRTRFTTIREIACYVDEKSSEIEK; encoded by the coding sequence ATGTCTGACACTTTGGTGAAACTCCGTGCTTTTGTGATCGACACTATCCTGAAAGGAAACGACTCAGATATTTCCGACGATCTAAATCTAAAAGAGTCGGGGCTCCTTTCATCTTTGGCCACCATGCGCCTGGTTTCGTTTGTGGAGGACGAATTCGGCCTCATCGTCGGGGTCAGCGACCCGAGGACGCGTTTCACCACGATTCGTGAGATTGCGTGCTATGTGGATGAAAAATCATCGGAAATCGAAAAATGA